In Turicibacter sanguinis, a genomic segment contains:
- a CDS encoding GNAT family N-acetyltransferase, translating to MKVRLGTVEDIDLIVRLNNELNQMMSKLQPDDFKKISEDIDWVRQYLLNEKADYLLLEDEGEIRGLALVEQLESIDLPSLLKRHYVYLVHLVVDPLYRGCGYGHELFKAAKDWGKDRQLEYIELSVLANNQAALMFYEKEGLMNVRNVMRTPIK from the coding sequence ATGAAAGTAAGGCTAGGGACAGTTGAGGATATCGATTTAATTGTTCGTTTAAATAATGAACTCAATCAAATGATGTCCAAGTTGCAACCGGATGATTTTAAAAAAATAAGTGAAGATATCGATTGGGTGCGGCAGTATTTATTGAATGAGAAAGCAGATTATCTATTGTTAGAAGATGAAGGTGAAATTCGGGGACTTGCTCTTGTTGAGCAATTAGAATCAATTGATCTTCCATCTTTACTCAAGCGTCATTATGTTTATTTAGTACATTTAGTTGTGGATCCTTTATATAGAGGATGTGGATATGGACATGAATTATTTAAGGCGGCTAAGGATTGGGGGAAAGACCGTCAATTAGAGTATATTGAGCTAAGTGTATTAGCTAATAATCAGGCAGCCTTAATGTTTTATGAAAAAGAAGGTTTGATGAATGTTCGAAATGTGATGAGAACCCCGATCAAATAA
- a CDS encoding SDR family NAD(P)-dependent oxidoreductase, protein MGYFVVTGASSGIGEAICYALAKRGYSLILVARREELLKQLKSDILKKYKVKVEVMPFDLSDMKQTELLYEACQIYSIEGLINNAGFGLFGDFIEINLENELNMIDLNIKSLHLLSKLFLKDFVEQDKGYLMNVASTAAFQSGPLMASYYATKGYVLQLTEAISYELQMKKSNVKVSVLCPGPVDTDFQKRAHIQVASTKIKTAEEVAEIAVAGMLKGKEVIVPGMINRFLLFFNRFIPRKWGRMLVYRNQLKKQK, encoded by the coding sequence GTGGGTTATTTTGTTGTAACGGGAGCTTCATCAGGGATAGGAGAAGCCATTTGTTATGCACTTGCAAAACGTGGGTATTCACTAATTTTAGTAGCAAGAAGAGAAGAGTTATTAAAACAATTAAAATCTGATATTTTAAAAAAATATAAAGTGAAAGTTGAAGTGATGCCGTTTGATTTATCGGATATGAAGCAAACGGAATTGCTCTATGAGGCTTGTCAGATTTATTCTATCGAGGGTTTAATTAATAATGCAGGATTTGGATTATTTGGTGACTTTATCGAGATAAACTTAGAGAATGAATTAAATATGATTGATTTAAATATTAAAAGTTTACATCTTTTGAGTAAATTATTTTTAAAAGATTTTGTGGAGCAAGATAAGGGATATCTGATGAATGTCGCTTCAACTGCAGCCTTTCAATCTGGTCCCTTAATGGCGAGTTATTATGCTACAAAAGGGTATGTCTTACAATTAACAGAAGCCATTTCTTATGAGCTACAGATGAAGAAATCAAACGTTAAGGTAAGTGTTTTATGTCCAGGTCCAGTTGATACAGATTTTCAAAAACGTGCACATATTCAGGTGGCATCAACTAAAATTAAAACAGCAGAAGAAGTGGCTGAAATTGCAGTTGCAGGCATGTTAAAAGGAAAAGAAGTCATTGTTCCAGGAATGATTAATCGATTTTTGTTATTTTTTAATCGTTTTATTCCAAGAAAATGGGGCCGTATGCTCGTTTATCGAAATCAATTGAAAAAACAAAAGTAA
- the rnc gene encoding ribonuclease III: MAYLDQLAEFLKENKIAFRQLDRYCQAFTHSSYVNEHRHLKIEDNERLEYLGDAVLELTVSNYLFNLKPSLSEGEMTKIRAQLVCEPSLESYARNLNLGKLMLLGRGEENSGGRERPTVLADAFEAFVGAMYLDLGMDTVYSFVHEIIHKAYQQGEVTQVFDYKSTLQELVQADSKKAIEYRIISETGPAHNRSFEAIVLLDGITLGRGIGKTKKEAEQQAAKGAIEILAKNHEKK; the protein is encoded by the coding sequence TTGGCATATTTAGATCAATTAGCGGAGTTTTTAAAAGAAAATAAGATTGCGTTTCGTCAACTAGATCGTTATTGTCAGGCTTTTACTCACTCATCGTACGTTAATGAACATCGCCATTTAAAAATTGAAGATAATGAGCGATTAGAATATCTAGGAGATGCGGTCTTAGAATTAACAGTCTCAAACTACCTTTTTAATTTAAAACCTTCTCTTTCAGAAGGTGAAATGACGAAGATTCGTGCCCAACTTGTCTGTGAGCCATCACTTGAGTCTTATGCTCGTAATTTAAACTTAGGAAAGTTAATGTTATTGGGGCGTGGTGAAGAAAATTCTGGAGGTCGTGAACGTCCAACGGTTTTAGCTGATGCGTTTGAAGCATTTGTTGGGGCGATGTATCTTGATTTAGGAATGGACACGGTTTACTCATTTGTTCATGAGATTATTCATAAAGCTTACCAACAAGGTGAAGTGACACAAGTATTTGATTATAAAAGTACGTTACAAGAACTTGTGCAAGCAGATTCTAAAAAAGCAATTGAATATCGTATTATTTCTGAGACAGGTCCAGCTCATAATCGTTCATTTGAAGCTATTGTTTTGTTGGATGGGATTACGCTTGGACGTGGAATTGGAAAAACTAAAAAAGAAGCTGAACAACAAGCAGCTAAAGGTGCAATAGAGATTCTAGCGAAGAATCATGAAAAAAAATAA
- the plsX gene encoding phosphate acyltransferase PlsX produces MFKIGLDAMGGDFAPEQPVLGAYEAVEKFNDIEILLYGQADEIKKYMKEPHERIKIVHCEEVIPMDIKDPAMAIRKYKDSSMVRACKDAKAGEIDAVVSAGATGALIAAGTLVVKRLKEVERPALAPVMPTIKANKYTILCDAGATSEAKPQYLYQNAKIASIYAKEVLHIQNPSVALLNIGTEEGKGTDLQKEAFKLIQADSSINFVGNMEGKTMISGEVDIIVADGYSGNIALKAVEGTSKSVFSLLKEELMSSTRGKVGALILKPIFSRIKKRMDASEVGGAMLLGVTAPVIKAHGSSDSLAIMNAIRQAREAVSQDVVNKISQALRENVE; encoded by the coding sequence ATGTTTAAAATAGGATTAGACGCCATGGGTGGCGATTTTGCTCCAGAACAACCAGTATTAGGTGCTTATGAAGCAGTGGAAAAATTTAATGATATTGAGATTTTGTTATATGGGCAAGCGGATGAAATAAAAAAATATATGAAGGAACCACACGAGCGTATTAAAATCGTTCATTGTGAAGAAGTGATTCCGATGGATATTAAAGATCCTGCCATGGCCATTCGAAAATATAAAGATTCTTCAATGGTACGTGCTTGTAAAGATGCTAAAGCTGGTGAAATTGATGCGGTTGTTTCAGCAGGAGCTACAGGTGCGTTAATTGCAGCGGGAACGTTGGTTGTAAAACGTTTGAAAGAAGTGGAGCGTCCAGCCTTAGCTCCTGTTATGCCGACGATTAAAGCAAATAAATATACGATTTTATGTGATGCTGGAGCAACAAGTGAGGCCAAACCTCAATATTTATATCAGAATGCGAAAATTGCTTCAATTTATGCCAAAGAAGTGTTACATATTCAAAACCCAAGTGTTGCTTTATTAAATATTGGAACAGAAGAAGGAAAAGGAACAGACCTTCAAAAAGAAGCATTTAAATTGATTCAAGCGGATTCTTCGATTAACTTCGTTGGAAATATGGAAGGAAAAACAATGATTTCTGGTGAAGTAGATATCATTGTGGCAGATGGATACTCTGGAAATATTGCCTTAAAAGCGGTAGAAGGGACTTCAAAATCAGTCTTTTCATTATTAAAAGAAGAATTAATGTCTTCAACACGAGGAAAAGTAGGGGCTTTAATTTTAAAACCAATTTTTAGCCGTATTAAAAAGCGAATGGATGCTTCAGAGGTAGGGGGAGCAATGTTACTTGGGGTAACAGCACCTGTTATCAAAGCTCACGGATCATCGGATTCTCTTGCTATAATGAATGCGATTCGTCAAGCACGTGAAGCTGTTTCACAAGATGTCGTGAATAAAATTAGTCAAGCATTGAGAGAAAATGTTGAATAG
- the recG gene encoding ATP-dependent DNA helicase RecG: protein MSLNEILVTEVKGVGKAMVEKLAQLKIVTVKDLLEYFPYRYENYELIDIHHAMHEEKITVEAKVITACSVQYYGKMKARMSFNVLVNHEVVKVVVFNRQFLKNQLKLDTLITVTGKWDLGRKVITATDIIIGSAEGRGIEPVYSLKEIPTKTFKKIVKAAYEQFHSLINDDLPLDLQQSYRLISYKDAVSFAHFPKNKEQVRQVERRIKYEELLKFQLKIQYLRHQTKHEKVGANKCFDEMKVEQFIHQLPFQLTEAQLTVLSEIKTDLMSPTRMNRLLQGDVGSGKTVVAAVSLFMTMLAGFQTALMVPTEILGQQHYKSFCELFSPFKEVNIEFLSSSVKGKRRREILEKLRQGEINLLVGTHAIIQQEVVFQNLGLVITDEQHRFGVNQRKMLREKGEFVDVLMMTATPIPRTLAISAFGDMDVSTITQMPKGRKPVETYLIDSGKLDRALNFIQDEILSKGQQAYVITPLIEESEAMDVQNAVEVYHLWQHHFQGRAKVGLMHGRLSQAEKDAVMDDFVANRSQILISTTVIEVGVNVPNANLMLIYDAHRFGLSQLHQLRGRVGRGSEQAYCLLMSDIKNEASLERLTIMTQTTNGFEISEADLKLRGPGDFFGEKQSGVPVFKMADLVQDFNILQVAMQDAYRLVSSDEFKQNNLYLPLRDYIESTVANEMHQFD from the coding sequence ATGTCATTAAATGAAATTTTAGTTACAGAAGTTAAAGGGGTCGGCAAAGCAATGGTTGAAAAGTTGGCTCAACTTAAAATTGTGACGGTAAAAGATTTATTAGAGTATTTTCCCTATCGCTATGAAAATTATGAATTGATTGATATTCATCACGCCATGCATGAAGAAAAAATTACCGTTGAAGCAAAAGTCATTACAGCTTGTAGTGTTCAATATTATGGAAAAATGAAGGCTCGTATGAGTTTTAATGTGTTAGTTAATCATGAAGTCGTTAAAGTCGTTGTCTTTAATCGTCAATTTTTAAAAAATCAATTAAAGTTAGATACTTTAATTACCGTGACGGGAAAATGGGATTTAGGACGTAAGGTAATTACAGCGACAGATATTATCATTGGGAGTGCAGAGGGAAGAGGAATTGAGCCAGTTTATTCTTTAAAGGAAATTCCAACTAAAACATTTAAAAAAATAGTAAAAGCAGCCTATGAACAATTTCACTCACTGATTAATGATGATCTTCCACTCGACTTGCAACAATCTTATCGATTAATTTCATATAAGGATGCTGTATCATTTGCCCATTTTCCAAAGAATAAAGAACAAGTACGTCAAGTTGAACGCCGTATTAAATATGAGGAATTATTGAAGTTTCAGCTTAAAATTCAATATTTACGTCATCAAACGAAACATGAAAAAGTAGGGGCGAATAAATGTTTTGATGAGATGAAAGTGGAGCAATTCATTCATCAATTGCCGTTTCAATTAACAGAGGCACAGTTGACTGTATTATCTGAAATCAAAACAGACTTAATGAGTCCCACTCGGATGAATCGATTACTACAAGGGGATGTAGGTTCAGGAAAAACAGTTGTAGCAGCTGTGAGCTTATTTATGACAATGTTAGCTGGTTTTCAGACGGCTTTAATGGTTCCAACTGAAATACTTGGGCAACAACATTATAAATCATTTTGTGAGCTCTTTTCCCCGTTTAAAGAGGTAAACATAGAGTTTTTAAGTAGCTCGGTTAAAGGGAAACGACGACGTGAAATTTTAGAAAAGTTAAGACAAGGTGAAATTAATCTGCTCGTTGGAACTCATGCGATTATTCAACAAGAAGTTGTCTTTCAAAATTTAGGACTTGTCATAACGGATGAACAGCATCGTTTTGGAGTCAATCAGCGAAAAATGTTACGTGAAAAAGGTGAATTTGTAGATGTATTGATGATGACAGCAACGCCAATTCCAAGAACGCTTGCAATTTCAGCTTTTGGTGATATGGATGTTTCAACAATTACTCAAATGCCTAAAGGGCGTAAACCTGTTGAAACCTATTTAATTGATAGTGGAAAGTTAGATCGGGCATTAAATTTTATTCAAGATGAAATTTTAAGTAAAGGTCAACAGGCGTATGTTATTACCCCACTAATTGAGGAATCTGAAGCGATGGATGTACAAAATGCGGTAGAAGTGTATCATTTGTGGCAACACCATTTTCAGGGACGGGCAAAGGTCGGATTAATGCATGGACGTTTGTCTCAAGCTGAAAAAGATGCTGTAATGGATGATTTCGTGGCGAATCGTTCTCAAATTTTAATTTCAACGACTGTGATTGAGGTTGGAGTAAACGTTCCAAATGCCAATTTGATGCTCATTTATGATGCCCACCGATTTGGATTATCGCAATTACATCAGTTAAGGGGACGTGTTGGACGTGGAAGTGAACAGGCCTATTGTCTATTGATGAGTGATATTAAAAATGAAGCGAGCTTAGAGAGACTAACAATTATGACTCAGACAACGAATGGCTTTGAAATATCAGAAGCTGATTTAAAACTTCGTGGTCCTGGAGATTTCTTTGGGGAGAAGCAGTCAGGGGTTCCAGTGTTTAAAATGGCGGATTTAGTACAAGATTTTAATATTTTACAAGTTGCGATGCAAGATGCTTATCGTTTAGTCAGTTCAGATGAATTTAAACAAAATAATTTATATTTACCACTACGCGATTATATCGAATCAACGGTGGCCAATGAGATGCATCAATTTGATTAA
- a CDS encoding DAK2 domain-containing protein, with protein sequence MSLKQINGIVFKQMVINGANNLANKSKYVDQLNVFPVPDGDTGTNMSMTMTAGAKELVSLNEASIGKVAKVLSRGLLMGARGNSGVILSQLFRGFATGLEGKDEASIEEIAFALESGVKTAYKAVMKPVEGTILTVARESAEAAVCKYETVETITDLYELVVNEMQISLDRTPDLLPVLKEVGVVDSGGQGLTYIFEGFLKALKGEVINLEQVSETTQESAQMALSSDEIEFGYCTEFILRLDEERTPFKEEVFRGRLEKLGNSIVVVQDEDIVKVHVHTLTPGEALTLAQKHGEFVKLKIENMTEQHNEIIGQNSSEPAMPATKEQVEYGIISVVAGEGIKHLFEEQGCHYVIEGGQTMNPSTEDFLKAIDELNAKNIIILPNNSNIIMAANQAAQVTEDINVVVIPSKTIPQGYTSLIMFNENASVTENTEVMTQAITEVKSGQVTYAVRDTQMNGVDIKENDFIGILDKDIVVSVPDRFESACALVDKMIDEDSEIVTIIYGEGTDEDEADELAEYIENKYDDVEVTIFNGEQPVYSYIISVE encoded by the coding sequence ATGTCGTTGAAACAGATAAATGGTATCGTATTTAAACAAATGGTAATAAATGGAGCTAATAACTTAGCCAACAAATCTAAATATGTTGACCAATTAAACGTATTCCCTGTTCCGGATGGAGATACAGGAACAAATATGAGTATGACTATGACTGCGGGAGCAAAAGAGTTAGTTTCTTTAAATGAAGCCTCAATTGGAAAAGTAGCAAAAGTTTTATCACGTGGTTTATTAATGGGTGCCCGTGGAAACTCAGGTGTTATTTTATCACAATTATTTAGAGGATTTGCTACAGGTCTTGAGGGGAAAGACGAAGCGAGTATTGAAGAGATTGCTTTTGCACTTGAAAGTGGTGTTAAAACAGCTTATAAAGCAGTTATGAAGCCAGTTGAAGGAACTATTTTAACTGTTGCTCGTGAATCGGCTGAAGCTGCTGTTTGCAAATATGAAACAGTTGAGACCATCACTGATTTATATGAACTAGTCGTAAATGAAATGCAAATTTCATTGGATCGTACACCAGATCTTTTACCTGTTTTAAAAGAGGTAGGCGTTGTTGATAGTGGTGGACAAGGGTTAACATATATTTTTGAAGGATTCTTAAAAGCTTTAAAAGGTGAAGTAATTAATTTAGAACAAGTATCTGAAACGACACAAGAATCAGCTCAAATGGCATTAAGCAGTGATGAAATTGAATTTGGATATTGTACAGAGTTCATTTTACGTTTAGATGAGGAACGCACTCCATTTAAAGAAGAAGTTTTCCGCGGACGTTTGGAAAAGTTAGGAAATTCGATTGTCGTTGTTCAAGATGAAGACATTGTTAAAGTTCATGTTCATACCTTAACACCAGGAGAAGCTTTAACATTAGCACAAAAACATGGTGAATTTGTGAAGTTAAAGATTGAAAATATGACAGAACAACACAATGAAATTATCGGACAAAATAGTTCTGAACCGGCTATGCCAGCGACAAAAGAACAAGTGGAATATGGAATTATTTCAGTTGTTGCAGGTGAAGGGATTAAGCACTTATTTGAGGAACAAGGATGTCATTATGTGATTGAAGGTGGACAGACAATGAATCCATCAACAGAAGACTTCTTAAAGGCAATTGATGAATTAAATGCAAAAAATATTATTATTTTACCAAATAATAGTAATATTATCATGGCAGCTAATCAAGCGGCTCAAGTAACAGAAGATATTAATGTTGTTGTTATTCCGTCAAAAACAATTCCACAAGGTTATACATCATTAATTATGTTTAATGAAAATGCATCTGTTACTGAAAATACTGAAGTAATGACACAAGCTATTACAGAAGTAAAATCAGGACAAGTTACATATGCTGTTCGTGATACACAAATGAATGGTGTTGACATTAAGGAAAATGATTTTATCGGAATTTTAGATAAAGATATTGTTGTATCAGTACCAGATCGTTTTGAAAGTGCTTGTGCTTTAGTTGATAAAATGATTGATGAAGATAGTGAAATTGTAACGATCATTTACGGTGAAGGAACAGATGAAGATGAAGCTGATGAATTAGCAGAGTACATTGAAAACAAATATGATGACGTAGAAGTAACGATTTTCAATGGAGAACAACCTGTTTATTCATACATTATCTCAGTTGAGTAA
- a CDS encoding Asp23/Gls24 family envelope stress response protein, protein MTVQIKNEYGRIDISRDALSTVIGNATTECYGVVGMASKNFVKDGLAVVLGKENYSKGVTLRADDNNKLIVDLYVIVGIGIKVSEVCFEIQKKVQYVIEKTFGEHVKEVNVFVQGVKGLDR, encoded by the coding sequence ATGACAGTCCAAATTAAAAATGAATATGGTCGAATCGACATTTCAAGAGATGCCCTTTCTACAGTCATCGGAAATGCTACAACAGAATGTTATGGTGTTGTGGGGATGGCTTCAAAGAATTTTGTTAAAGATGGATTAGCCGTTGTTTTAGGTAAAGAGAACTATAGTAAAGGTGTTACATTACGCGCCGATGACAATAATAAGTTAATCGTTGATTTATATGTAATTGTTGGAATTGGAATTAAAGTATCAGAAGTATGTTTTGAAATTCAGAAAAAAGTTCAGTATGTGATCGAAAAAACTTTTGGAGAACATGTTAAAGAAGTTAATGTGTTTGTGCAAGGTGTTAAAGGTTTAGATCGCTAG
- the rpmB gene encoding 50S ribosomal protein L28 — translation MARVCTITGRRTTTGNARSHAMNSSKRTWKSNVQKVKILVNGKPKKVYVSARALKSGKVERVY, via the coding sequence ATGGCTCGTGTTTGTACAATTACAGGACGTCGTACGACAACAGGAAACGCTCGTTCTCATGCAATGAACTCTTCAAAACGTACTTGGAAGTCTAACGTTCAAAAAGTTAAAATCTTAGTAAACGGTAAACCTAAAAAAGTATACGTTTCTGCTCGCGCATTAAAATCAGGTAAAGTAGAACGCGTTTATTAA
- a CDS encoding DUF2089 domain-containing protein, which yields MKQYETLGFCPVCEQSLLVTQLSCQCCKTQMNGQYRLNKFSYLPKELLVFTEVFLKNRGNIKEVERELGISYPTVRRMLDQTIQSLGYQTTETTLQTHEILDRIEKGEMTVREATELLKR from the coding sequence TTGAAGCAATATGAAACACTCGGATTTTGTCCGGTTTGCGAACAATCATTACTTGTCACACAGTTAAGTTGTCAATGTTGTAAAACCCAAATGAATGGACAGTATCGTTTGAATAAATTTAGTTATTTACCTAAAGAATTGCTCGTTTTTACTGAGGTTTTCTTGAAGAATAGAGGAAATATTAAGGAAGTTGAACGAGAGTTAGGAATTTCTTATCCAACAGTTCGAAGAATGTTAGACCAAACCATTCAATCACTCGGATACCAAACGACGGAAACTACTTTACAGACACATGAAATTTTGGATCGGATTGAAAAAGGGGAAATGACAGTAAGGGAAGCGACGGAACTGTTAAAAAGATAA
- the spoVM gene encoding stage V sporulation protein SpoVM, which translates to MRFYTIKLPKWLSAIVVGVMNIFKKH; encoded by the coding sequence ATGAGATTTTATACAATTAAATTACCGAAATGGTTAAGTGCCATTGTAGTCGGTGTCATGAATATCTTCAAAAAACACTAA
- a CDS encoding thiamine diphosphokinase — protein sequence MIAKIMCGAPNGWFDEASLKDASISIGVDRGALVLVNQGIIPDIAIGDFDSIGECDYQKIQQLCSKVIKLPCEKNETDTEVAIEYAISLGVTEIYIYGAMGGRIDHTLANIRLLLQFSEAKVRIFIVDQTNSLCLLSRGDHKFLRPAHQYISFFAFETTVKGLTLRGLKYPLTNYELTQGDIRCISNEVLADKFSLSFDEGYLLMVNSRD from the coding sequence ATGATTGCTAAAATTATGTGTGGGGCCCCAAATGGTTGGTTTGATGAAGCTTCTTTAAAGGACGCATCTATTAGTATTGGTGTGGATAGAGGAGCCTTAGTTTTAGTTAATCAAGGAATTATACCTGACATTGCGATTGGTGATTTCGATTCAATTGGAGAGTGCGATTATCAAAAGATCCAACAATTATGTTCAAAGGTAATTAAGTTACCGTGTGAAAAAAATGAAACAGATACAGAGGTGGCTATTGAGTATGCGATTTCGCTTGGTGTCACCGAAATCTATATCTATGGAGCAATGGGTGGGCGAATTGATCATACACTAGCTAATATTCGCCTTCTGTTACAGTTTAGCGAAGCGAAAGTACGTATTTTTATAGTTGATCAAACAAACTCACTATGTTTACTTTCAAGAGGCGATCATAAATTTTTAAGACCAGCTCATCAATATATTTCATTTTTTGCTTTTGAGACAACGGTTAAGGGATTAACACTTAGAGGTCTTAAATATCCATTGACTAATTATGAGTTAACTCAAGGTGATATTCGCTGTATAAGCAATGAAGTATTAGCAGATAAGTTTAGTCTTTCATTTGATGAAGGATATTTATTGATGGTAAACAGTAGAGATTGA
- the rpe gene encoding ribulose-phosphate 3-epimerase, giving the protein MLKIAPSILAADFSMLAEEVKCVDALGADYIHIDVMDGHFVPNITLGPGIVKCLRPHTTLPFDVHLMIEEPDQYIKEFVEAGADIITVHVEACRHLHRTLQLIKQYNIACGVVLNPHTPLEMIKHVLNDVDWILVMSVNPGFGGQSFISDSLNKIATLNQWREEFGYEYLIEVDGGVNEETARLCEQAGADVVVAGSAVFNAPDRKLAIQKIKG; this is encoded by the coding sequence ATGTTAAAGATTGCACCATCTATTTTAGCAGCTGACTTTTCCATGTTAGCAGAAGAGGTAAAATGCGTTGATGCATTAGGAGCAGATTATATCCATATTGATGTGATGGATGGGCATTTTGTTCCAAATATTACATTAGGGCCAGGAATTGTGAAATGTCTTCGTCCCCATACAACGTTGCCTTTTGATGTTCATTTAATGATTGAAGAACCGGATCAATACATTAAAGAATTTGTAGAGGCAGGAGCGGATATTATTACAGTTCACGTTGAAGCATGCCGACACTTACATCGTACGTTACAATTGATTAAGCAATATAATATTGCTTGTGGGGTTGTTTTGAATCCTCATACACCGCTTGAAATGATTAAACATGTTTTAAATGATGTGGATTGGATTTTAGTTATGTCGGTTAATCCAGGATTTGGAGGACAATCATTTATTTCTGATTCATTAAATAAGATTGCAACTTTAAACCAATGGCGAGAAGAGTTTGGATATGAATATTTAATTGAAGTTGATGGTGGTGTAAACGAAGAAACAGCACGTTTGTGTGAACAAGCAGGAGCAGATGTTGTTGTAGCGGGGTCAGCGGTATTCAATGCACCTGATCGCAAATTAGCTATTCAAAAAATTAAAGGATAA
- the rsgA gene encoding ribosome small subunit-dependent GTPase A, with product MKKGIILKALSGFYYVEEVETKKIIQCRSRGLFRKQKITPLVGDRVRFLVEEDGNGYVMEIEDRQNELVRPPIANVDLALVVFSVKEPDFNVKLLDRFLAVIEMNRIEPIIVLTKFDLLSKEEHEVLDPIFDYYRQIGYQVIETSSRNQVGIEAITELIKDRIIVVCGQSGVGKSSLLNSIDETLDIQVNEISKALGRGKHTTRHVELHKLSGGLIADTPGFSSLDLDQLEATDLSECFIDFYELSDQCKFRGCVHEFEPNCAVKRAVENHEVLSSRYDNYLQFLTEIKSRKPKY from the coding sequence TTGAAAAAAGGTATAATTTTAAAGGCGTTAAGTGGATTTTATTATGTTGAAGAAGTTGAGACAAAAAAAATCATTCAATGTCGTAGTCGAGGATTATTTAGAAAACAAAAAATAACGCCTCTTGTTGGGGATCGAGTTCGTTTTTTAGTTGAAGAAGATGGAAATGGCTATGTCATGGAAATTGAAGATCGTCAAAATGAACTGGTTCGCCCCCCTATAGCAAACGTTGATTTGGCTTTGGTTGTTTTTTCAGTCAAAGAACCTGATTTTAACGTTAAATTACTCGATCGTTTTTTAGCGGTTATCGAGATGAATCGTATTGAACCGATTATCGTATTAACTAAATTTGATTTGTTATCAAAAGAAGAACACGAGGTTTTAGATCCTATTTTTGATTATTATCGTCAGATTGGTTATCAAGTCATTGAGACTTCATCAAGAAATCAAGTTGGAATTGAAGCGATTACGGAGTTAATTAAAGATCGCATTATTGTCGTTTGTGGACAATCAGGCGTTGGGAAGTCATCGCTATTAAATTCAATTGATGAAACTCTAGATATTCAAGTAAATGAAATTTCAAAAGCATTAGGACGTGGGAAACATACGACTCGTCACGTTGAGTTGCATAAGTTAAGTGGTGGATTAATTGCTGATACCCCAGGATTTAGTTCATTAGATTTAGATCAACTTGAGGCAACAGATTTATCAGAATGTTTTATAGATTTTTATGAACTATCAGACCAATGCAAGTTTAGAGGATGTGTTCATGAATTTGAACCAAATTGTGCAGTGAAACGGGCAGTAGAAAATCATGAAGTATTGTCTAGTCGATATGACAATTATTTACAGTTTTTAACTGAGATAAAATCTAGAAAGCCAAAGTATTAA